In one Shinella zoogloeoides genomic region, the following are encoded:
- a CDS encoding peroxiredoxin: protein MTIAVGDKLPDLKLKERTPDGPAEVSTGDLFKGKRVVLFAVPGAFTPTCSLNHLPGYLENRDAILGKGVDDIAVVAVNDHHVMGAWATSTGGADKLRFLADWDAAFTKALGMDIDLSAGTLGVRSKRYSMLVEDGVVKALNVEESPGQATVSGAAAMIEQL, encoded by the coding sequence GTGACCATTGCCGTTGGAGACAAGCTGCCCGACCTCAAGCTCAAGGAACGCACGCCTGATGGCCCCGCCGAGGTCTCGACCGGGGACCTGTTCAAGGGCAAGCGCGTCGTGCTCTTCGCTGTGCCGGGCGCCTTCACGCCCACCTGCTCGCTGAACCACCTGCCGGGCTATCTCGAAAACCGCGATGCGATCCTCGGCAAGGGCGTGGACGACATCGCCGTCGTCGCGGTCAACGACCATCACGTCATGGGCGCCTGGGCGACCTCGACGGGCGGCGCGGACAAGCTGCGTTTCCTCGCCGACTGGGACGCCGCCTTCACCAAGGCGCTCGGCATGGACATCGACCTTTCCGCCGGCACGCTCGGCGTGCGCTCCAAGCGCTATTCCATGCTCGTCGAGGACGGCGTGGTGAAGGCGCTGAACGTGGAAGAAAGCCCCGGCCAGGCAACGGTTTCCGGCGCGGCTGCGATGATCGAGCAGCTTTGA
- a CDS encoding M16 family metallopeptidase: MMKVECTRLASGLTVVTENMPHLESVALGVWIKSGSRNETADEHGIAHLLEHMAFKGTERRSARQIAEEIENVGGEVNAATSTETTSYYARVLKDHVPLAVDILADILTESVFDEDELRREKHVILQEIGAANDTPDDVVFDKFSEVAYRDQIIGRAILGTPETVLSFSPGEIRSYLDRNYTTDRMFVVAAGAVNHEEFVRQVEDRFSSLPTAPKISPVFEPARYTGGDIRETRDLMDAQVLLGFEGKAYHARDFYCSQILANILGGGMSSRLFQEVREHRGLCYSIYAFHWGFSDTGIFGIHAATGGENLPELMPVIFDELKKSSETIEQQEIERARAQIRAQLLMGQESPAARAGQIARQMMLYGRPIPNEELMERLAGITIERLTDLAGRLFFDTVPTISAIGPLDHLVPTGDIARSLSRASVPDRAAS; the protein is encoded by the coding sequence ATGATGAAAGTTGAGTGCACCCGGCTCGCATCCGGGTTGACCGTGGTGACGGAAAACATGCCCCATCTCGAGAGCGTCGCTCTCGGCGTATGGATCAAGTCTGGGTCACGCAACGAAACCGCGGACGAGCACGGCATCGCCCATCTTCTGGAACACATGGCCTTCAAGGGCACGGAGCGCCGCTCCGCCCGCCAGATCGCCGAGGAAATCGAAAATGTCGGCGGCGAGGTCAACGCCGCCACCTCGACGGAAACCACCTCCTACTATGCCCGCGTGCTGAAGGACCACGTCCCGCTCGCGGTCGACATCCTCGCAGACATCCTGACGGAATCGGTCTTCGACGAGGACGAGCTTCGCCGCGAGAAGCACGTCATCCTGCAGGAGATCGGCGCGGCGAACGACACGCCCGACGACGTGGTCTTCGACAAGTTCTCCGAGGTCGCCTATCGCGACCAAATCATCGGCCGCGCCATCCTCGGCACGCCGGAAACCGTGCTCTCCTTCTCGCCGGGCGAAATCCGCAGCTATCTCGACCGCAATTACACGACGGACCGCATGTTCGTCGTGGCGGCCGGCGCGGTGAACCACGAGGAATTCGTGCGCCAGGTCGAGGATCGTTTCTCCAGCCTGCCGACCGCGCCCAAGATCTCTCCGGTCTTCGAGCCCGCCCGCTATACCGGCGGCGACATTCGCGAGACGCGCGACCTGATGGACGCGCAGGTTCTTCTCGGCTTCGAGGGCAAGGCCTATCACGCCCGCGACTTCTACTGTTCGCAGATCCTCGCCAACATCCTCGGCGGCGGCATGTCCTCCCGCCTCTTCCAGGAAGTGCGCGAGCACCGGGGCCTCTGCTACTCGATCTATGCGTTCCACTGGGGCTTTTCCGATACCGGCATCTTCGGCATCCACGCCGCGACCGGCGGCGAGAACCTGCCGGAACTGATGCCCGTCATCTTCGACGAACTGAAGAAGTCGTCCGAGACGATCGAGCAGCAGGAAATCGAGCGCGCCCGCGCGCAGATCCGCGCACAGCTGCTGATGGGCCAGGAAAGCCCGGCCGCCCGCGCCGGCCAGATCGCCCGCCAGATGATGCTCTACGGCCGTCCTATCCCCAACGAGGAGCTGATGGAGCGCCTCGCCGGCATCACCATCGAACGCCTGACGGACCTTGCCGGCCGCCTGTTCTTCGACACGGTGCCCACGATCTCGGCCATCGGCCCGCTGGACCATCTCGTGCCGACCGGCGACATCGCGCGCTCGCTGTCGCGCGCCTCGGTGCCGGACCGCGCGGCGAGCTGA
- a CDS encoding protein-disulfide reductase DsbD domain-containing protein: MKHLQTAVMALLFVSSAAQAATSSWVETPGGDVRLVALPAASDGTVRAMLDIRLHDGWKTYWRDPGGSGIPPTIAIDGAELTSIGFPAPKRLGDARTHYIGYDKPVRLPLKLHRAEGGAITATVFLGVCKDICIPVQAELSVDAGGERFANPLEETAIAGAEASLPHGVGEGFKPLSGRWAADGKSVTVRFEAPGDGPLPDVFLSGSSTFEFGAAGPVRREGAAFVAEVPVLHKPKVFDLDKDPIRLTVRAGEKTMESPLAID; the protein is encoded by the coding sequence ATGAAACACCTGCAAACCGCTGTCATGGCGCTGCTTTTTGTCAGTTCCGCCGCGCAGGCGGCAACCTCCTCCTGGGTCGAGACGCCGGGCGGCGATGTGCGTCTCGTCGCGCTTCCGGCGGCCAGCGACGGCACGGTGCGCGCCATGCTGGACATTCGCCTACACGACGGCTGGAAGACCTATTGGCGCGATCCGGGCGGCAGTGGCATACCGCCGACGATCGCCATCGACGGCGCTGAGCTTACCTCGATCGGCTTTCCCGCGCCCAAGCGGCTGGGCGATGCGCGGACCCACTATATCGGCTACGACAAGCCCGTCCGGCTGCCGCTGAAGCTGCACAGGGCGGAAGGCGGAGCGATCACCGCGACGGTCTTCCTCGGCGTCTGCAAGGACATCTGTATTCCCGTACAGGCGGAGCTGTCGGTGGACGCCGGCGGCGAGCGCTTTGCCAACCCGCTGGAGGAAACGGCGATCGCCGGCGCCGAAGCATCGCTTCCCCATGGCGTGGGCGAGGGTTTCAAGCCGCTTTCCGGGCGTTGGGCCGCGGACGGCAAGAGCGTGACGGTGCGCTTCGAGGCGCCGGGCGATGGCCCGCTGCCGGACGTCTTCCTTTCGGGCTCATCGACCTTCGAGTTCGGCGCGGCCGGTCCCGTCCGCCGCGAGGGCGCGGCCTTCGTCGCGGAGGTACCGGTGCTGCACAAGCCCAAGGTCTTCGATCTCGACAAGGACCCCATCCGACTGACCGTGCGCGCAGGCGAAAAGACGATGGAAAGCCCGCTTGCCATCGACTAG
- a CDS encoding homoserine kinase, whose translation MAVYTDITEDDLSRFLTAYDAGTLLSYKGIAEGVENSNFLLHTTKGAFILTLYEKRVERNDLPFFLGLMHHLAERGLSCPLPLPRNDGALLGELSGRPAAMISFLEGMWLRKPAPKHCREVGRALAQMHLAGEGFEITRKNALSVDGWRPLWEKSAARADEVETGLQDEIAGELAFLESNWPKDLPAGVIHADLFPDNVFFIGDDLSGLIDFYFACNDLLAYDVVTCLNAWCFEKDGAFNLTKGMAMLAGYESVRPLSAEEAAALPLLSRGSALRFFLTRLYDWLMTPPGALVVKKDPLEYLRKLRFHRQVQSPAEYGLSR comes from the coding sequence GTGGCCGTCTATACCGATATCACCGAAGACGATCTCTCCCGTTTCCTCACCGCCTATGACGCGGGCACGCTGCTGTCCTACAAGGGCATCGCCGAGGGCGTGGAGAATTCCAACTTCCTGCTCCACACCACGAAGGGCGCCTTCATCCTGACGCTCTACGAAAAGCGCGTCGAGCGGAACGACCTGCCGTTCTTCCTCGGCCTCATGCATCATCTGGCGGAGCGGGGCCTTTCCTGCCCGCTGCCCCTGCCGCGCAACGACGGCGCGCTGCTCGGCGAGCTCTCCGGCCGCCCGGCCGCGATGATCTCCTTCCTCGAAGGCATGTGGCTGAGGAAGCCTGCGCCAAAACATTGCCGCGAGGTCGGCCGCGCGCTGGCGCAGATGCATCTTGCCGGCGAGGGGTTCGAGATCACCCGAAAGAATGCGCTTTCGGTCGACGGCTGGCGGCCGCTGTGGGAGAAATCCGCCGCGCGCGCCGACGAGGTGGAAACGGGCCTTCAGGACGAGATCGCCGGCGAACTCGCCTTCCTCGAGTCCAACTGGCCGAAGGACCTGCCGGCCGGCGTCATCCATGCCGATCTCTTCCCGGACAACGTCTTCTTCATCGGCGACGACCTCTCCGGCCTCATCGACTTCTATTTCGCCTGCAACGACCTCTTGGCCTATGACGTCGTCACCTGCCTCAATGCCTGGTGCTTCGAGAAGGACGGCGCGTTCAACTTGACCAAGGGCATGGCGATGCTGGCCGGCTACGAGAGCGTGCGACCGCTTTCCGCCGAGGAGGCTGCCGCGCTGCCGCTCCTGTCGCGCGGCTCGGCGCTGCGCTTCTTCCTGACGCGGCTCTACGACTGGCTGATGACGCCGCCCGGCGCGCTGGTCGTCAAGAAGGACCCGCTCGAATATCTGCGCAAGCTGCGCTTCCACCGCCAGGTCCAGAGCCCCGCGGAATACGGTCTTTCCCGATGA
- a CDS encoding CsbD family protein: MGSTSDKIKGTANELAGKAKQAAGKATDSPKMRAEGAAQEAKGKTQKAVGKAKDAVKGAVDRL, encoded by the coding sequence GTGGGTAGCACGAGCGACAAGATCAAGGGCACGGCCAACGAACTGGCCGGCAAGGCCAAGCAGGCGGCGGGCAAGGCGACCGACAGCCCCAAGATGCGCGCCGAGGGCGCCGCCCAGGAAGCCAAGGGCAAGACCCAGAAGGCGGTCGGCAAGGCCAAGGACGCCGTCAAGGGCGCGGTGGACCGCCTCTGA
- the rnhA gene encoding ribonuclease HI yields MKHVDIFTDGACSGNPGPGGWGAVLRYGEVEKDMCGGEALTTNNRMELSAAVAALGALKTPCEVDLYTDSKYVMDGISKWIFGWKKNGWKTADKKPVKNGDLWQALDEARLRHKVEWHWVKGHAGHPENERADELARKGMSPFKRG; encoded by the coding sequence ATGAAGCATGTCGATATCTTCACGGACGGCGCCTGCTCGGGCAATCCGGGCCCCGGCGGCTGGGGCGCGGTGCTGCGTTATGGAGAGGTCGAGAAGGACATGTGCGGCGGCGAGGCGCTGACGACCAACAACCGCATGGAGCTCTCCGCCGCCGTCGCCGCGCTCGGCGCGTTGAAGACGCCCTGCGAGGTCGATCTCTACACGGATTCGAAATACGTCATGGACGGCATTTCCAAGTGGATCTTCGGCTGGAAGAAGAACGGCTGGAAGACCGCCGACAAGAAGCCGGTGAAGAACGGCGATCTCTGGCAGGCGCTCGACGAGGCGCGGCTGCGCCACAAGGTCGAATGGCACTGGGTAAAGGGCCACGCCGGCCACCCGGAAAACGAACGCGCCGACGAACTGGCGCGAAAGGGCATGTCGCCGTTCAAGCGGGGGTGA
- a CDS encoding zinc-binding metallopeptidase family protein: MKLFTCKTCGQTIHFDNRLCVRCGSSLGFLAEDVTLHALVPEGEGFWRIAPGEGLYRFCENAVQDVCNWLLPADSPHAFCEACRHNRIVPTTDPKGLERWRRIGAAQRHLFYSILRWKLPHPTREEDPDGGLVFDFLADEVDADGNVVNAAMTGHEDGLISLRAAEADDEVRESVRVSMGEPYRSLLGHFRHEVGHFYWALLVRDEATLEETRRLFGDEREDYAAALQRNYEQGPPSDWQQHFISTYASCHPAEDFAECWAHFFHIVDTLETARAFGLNTDPKGHEELEAEVTFDPYRAPNAGRLVEAWIPLSVAMNAIQRSMGQPDSYPFVLPPPVVEKLDFINRLVKGSRQ; encoded by the coding sequence ATGAAGCTCTTCACCTGCAAGACCTGCGGCCAGACCATCCATTTCGACAATCGCCTCTGCGTGCGCTGCGGCTCCTCGCTCGGTTTCCTGGCCGAGGACGTGACGCTGCATGCGCTGGTGCCGGAGGGCGAGGGGTTCTGGAGGATCGCGCCCGGCGAAGGCCTCTACCGCTTCTGCGAGAACGCCGTGCAGGACGTCTGCAACTGGCTGCTGCCGGCCGACAGCCCCCATGCCTTCTGCGAGGCCTGCCGCCACAACCGCATCGTGCCGACGACCGATCCGAAGGGGCTGGAGCGCTGGCGGCGCATCGGCGCGGCGCAAAGGCATCTTTTCTATTCCATCCTGCGCTGGAAACTGCCGCACCCGACCCGCGAGGAAGATCCGGACGGCGGCCTCGTCTTCGATTTCCTGGCCGACGAGGTGGATGCGGACGGCAATGTCGTCAACGCCGCCATGACCGGCCACGAGGATGGCCTGATCAGCCTGCGCGCCGCCGAGGCCGACGACGAGGTGCGCGAAAGTGTGCGCGTCTCCATGGGCGAGCCCTACCGTTCGCTGCTCGGCCATTTCCGCCACGAGGTCGGGCATTTCTACTGGGCGCTGCTCGTGCGCGACGAGGCGACGCTGGAGGAGACGCGGCGCCTCTTCGGCGACGAGCGCGAAGACTATGCGGCCGCGCTCCAGCGCAACTACGAACAGGGGCCGCCGTCCGACTGGCAGCAGCATTTCATCAGCACCTATGCAAGCTGCCATCCGGCCGAGGACTTTGCAGAATGCTGGGCGCATTTCTTCCACATCGTCGATACGCTGGAGACCGCCCGCGCCTTCGGCCTCAACACCGACCCCAAGGGCCACGAGGAACTGGAAGCCGAAGTCACCTTCGACCCCTATCGCGCGCCCAATGCGGGTCGCCTCGTCGAGGCCTGGATTCCCCTTTCCGTCGCCATGAACGCCATCCAGCGCTCCATGGGCCAGCCCGACAGCTACCCCTTCGTCCTGCCGCCGCCGGTCGTGGAAAAGCTGGATTTCATCAACCGGCTGGTCAAAGGCAGTAGGCAGTAG
- a CDS encoding YqgE/AlgH family protein, producing the protein MAMSVLKNRRERGFLDGHFLIAMPGMADANFARTVVYICAHSEDGAMGFVINRPQQLNFSDVLLHLDLVGEDEVIRLPGATLDFPIRSGGPVESGRGFVLHSDDYLSESSIPVSDDICLTATLDIVRAISRGRGPQRGLMMLGYAGWGAGQIENEIGANGWLSCPAEEELIFDTNLDNKYERALGLMGITPAMLSAEAGHA; encoded by the coding sequence ATGGCTATGTCGGTTCTGAAAAACAGGCGAGAACGCGGCTTCCTTGACGGTCATTTCCTGATCGCCATGCCGGGCATGGCTGATGCCAATTTTGCCCGCACCGTGGTCTATATCTGCGCCCATTCGGAGGATGGCGCGATGGGCTTCGTCATCAATCGGCCGCAGCAGTTGAACTTCTCCGATGTGCTCTTGCATCTCGATCTCGTGGGCGAGGACGAGGTGATCCGCCTGCCGGGCGCCACGCTCGATTTCCCGATCCGCAGCGGCGGCCCGGTGGAAAGCGGCCGCGGCTTCGTCCTGCATTCCGATGACTACCTGTCGGAATCGAGCATTCCCGTCAGCGACGACATCTGCCTGACGGCGACGCTCGACATCGTGCGCGCCATTTCCCGCGGGCGCGGCCCGCAGCGCGGCCTGATGATGCTCGGCTATGCCGGCTGGGGCGCGGGGCAGATCGAAAACGAGATCGGCGCCAACGGCTGGCTGTCCTGCCCGGCCGAGGAGGAACTGATCTTCGACACCAATCTCGACAACAAGTACGAGCGCGCGCTCGGCCTGATGGGCATCACGCCCGCCATGCTCTCCGCCGAGGCCGGGCACGCCTGA
- a CDS encoding DUF1127 domain-containing protein has translation MNVFAKLKKNAADRRAVRELNALDDRALQDLGISRSNIQSAVKGFLVFG, from the coding sequence ATGAACGTTTTCGCAAAGCTCAAGAAGAACGCCGCCGACCGCCGCGCCGTCCGCGAACTCAACGCCCTCGATGACCGCGCCCTCCAGGACCTCGGCATCTCGCGCTCGAACATCCAGTCCGCCGTCAAGGGCTTCCTGGTATTCGGCTGA
- a CDS encoding GNAT family N-acetyltransferase: MARSVFRFLSRQSDTVELASERHMLRLPRFQDYRQWYALRSESRRFLVPWEPTWRNDELTESSFRARVLRNEQEFSSGQAVPLLVFTRAENMLLGGLTIGYIRRGAAQCCMVGYWMGERHAGQGHMHGALKLAITYIFSSLQLHRIEAACIPDNTRSIRLLEKAGFQQEGYLREYLKINGEWRDHLMFSLLAADRQS, encoded by the coding sequence ATGGCACGGTCGGTTTTTCGGTTTCTGTCGCGGCAGTCCGACACCGTCGAGCTTGCCAGCGAACGGCACATGCTTCGCCTCCCCCGCTTCCAGGATTACCGACAATGGTATGCGCTGCGTTCTGAAAGCCGGCGCTTCCTCGTGCCGTGGGAGCCGACCTGGCGCAACGACGAGCTGACCGAGAGCTCGTTCCGCGCCCGCGTTCTCAGAAATGAACAGGAATTTTCGTCCGGCCAGGCCGTGCCGCTCCTCGTCTTCACGCGCGCGGAAAACATGCTGCTGGGCGGGCTGACCATCGGCTATATCAGGCGCGGGGCGGCGCAATGCTGCATGGTCGGCTATTGGATGGGCGAGCGGCATGCCGGCCAGGGCCACATGCACGGCGCCCTGAAACTGGCCATAACCTATATCTTTTCGAGCCTTCAGTTGCACCGTATCGAGGCAGCCTGTATTCCAGACAATACAAGAAGCATCCGTCTCCTTGAAAAGGCCGGCTTTCAGCAGGAAGGCTACCTTCGGGAGTATCTGAAGATAAACGGGGAGTGGCGCGACCACCTGATGTTCTCGCTTCTGGCAGCCGACAGGCAGTCGTGA
- a CDS encoding EAL domain-containing protein, with protein MLLAGMMAGRAFAVEPVKISRDDTALDLTATTEIYTGRGEAFQVSTAPGTDGIVRRIEVRATSENHQGDWAVFALANVSEEQIDRLIVAPHFRLVQSKLFWPDLGARRIISITPSEGFALDRQPSEEADVFRITLNPGTVVTFVAELATPDLPQIYLWQPDAYKDTVNAFTLYRGIVLGIAGLLAVFLTILFVVKGTSMLPATAALAWAVLGYICVDFGFLSKLISITAGDERIWRAGTEVFLAAGLVVFLFTYLNLNRWHAHLSYATLAWILGLGLLFGVAIYDPPIASGIARLSFALTGTVGIVLIAYLGFNRYDRAILLVPAWALILVWLFGAWLTVTGQLNNDIIQPALGGGLVLIVLLIGFTVMQHAFAGGAYSQGLFSDLERQSLALTGSGDTVWDWDVARDRVVTIPDISIQLGLAPGVMHGPARNWLPRLHPDDRDRFRATLDVLLEHRKGRLNHQFRVRAEDGHYHWLSIRARPVLGANGEIIRCVGTIIDITEQRNSVDRLLQDALHDNLTGLPNRQVFLDRLQSLLSLTASSDNVRPTVLTIDIDRYKQVNDALGIAAGDNILIALTRRLRRLLKPQDTLARLAGDQFGLILMSERDPAKVADFADAVSKAIMVPINFGGREIILTASIGLVSWVDQQEDAPGLLNDAELAMYRAKKAGGNRVEPFRPAFRTFGADRLQIETDLRRAIERKELSLVYQPIVRLQDAEIAGFEALMRWDHPKRGNISPTEFIPIAESSDLINQLGLFAFDKAASDLMDWQLQTGDLPVFVSVNLSSAQLLNNELYNDVRAALARTRCEPQKIKLELTESVVMENPEQARLILTKLKDVGLGLALDDFGTGHSSLSYLTRFPFDTIKIDKALVRDGSDKRSVLLRSVVSMARELEMQVVAEGIESEEDAIELGNMGCEFGQSYLFGPPIGYDSVLRLLKERFPLMKRA; from the coding sequence ATGCTGCTCGCCGGCATGATGGCGGGACGCGCCTTCGCCGTCGAACCCGTCAAGATTTCCCGTGACGACACCGCGCTCGACCTCACCGCCACGACGGAGATCTATACCGGCCGGGGCGAGGCTTTCCAGGTCTCCACCGCGCCCGGCACGGACGGCATCGTGCGCCGCATCGAGGTGCGCGCGACCTCCGAGAACCATCAGGGCGACTGGGCCGTCTTCGCGCTCGCCAACGTCTCGGAAGAGCAGATCGACCGCTTGATCGTCGCCCCGCATTTCCGCCTCGTGCAATCGAAACTCTTCTGGCCGGACCTCGGCGCCAGGCGCATCATCTCGATCACGCCGAGCGAAGGCTTCGCGCTCGACCGGCAGCCGAGCGAAGAGGCGGACGTCTTCCGCATCACGCTCAACCCCGGCACGGTCGTCACCTTCGTGGCAGAACTGGCGACGCCCGACCTGCCGCAGATCTATCTTTGGCAGCCGGACGCCTACAAGGACACGGTCAACGCCTTCACGCTCTACCGCGGCATCGTGCTCGGCATCGCCGGCCTGCTCGCGGTGTTCCTCACCATCCTCTTCGTGGTGAAGGGCACATCGATGCTGCCGGCGACGGCGGCGCTCGCCTGGGCGGTGCTCGGCTATATCTGCGTCGATTTCGGCTTCCTGTCCAAGCTCATCTCGATCACCGCCGGCGACGAGCGCATATGGCGCGCGGGAACGGAGGTGTTCCTCGCGGCGGGCCTCGTCGTCTTCCTCTTCACCTACCTCAACCTCAACCGCTGGCACGCGCATCTCTCCTATGCGACGCTCGCCTGGATTCTCGGGCTCGGCCTCCTCTTCGGCGTCGCGATCTACGATCCGCCGATCGCCTCGGGCATCGCCCGCCTCTCCTTCGCGCTGACCGGCACGGTCGGCATCGTGCTGATCGCCTATCTCGGCTTCAACCGCTACGACCGCGCCATCCTGCTGGTGCCCGCCTGGGCGCTGATCCTCGTCTGGCTGTTCGGCGCCTGGCTGACGGTGACGGGCCAGCTCAACAACGACATCATCCAGCCGGCGCTCGGCGGCGGGCTCGTGCTGATCGTGCTGCTCATCGGCTTCACGGTGATGCAGCACGCCTTTGCCGGCGGTGCCTATAGCCAGGGCCTGTTCTCCGATCTCGAGCGCCAGTCGCTGGCGCTGACCGGCTCGGGCGACACCGTCTGGGACTGGGACGTGGCGCGCGACCGCGTCGTCACCATTCCCGATATCTCCATCCAGCTCGGCCTTGCCCCCGGCGTCATGCACGGCCCGGCGCGCAACTGGCTGCCGCGCCTCCACCCCGACGACCGCGACCGCTTCCGCGCGACGCTGGATGTCCTGCTGGAGCACCGCAAGGGCCGGCTCAACCATCAGTTCCGCGTGCGCGCCGAGGACGGCCACTATCACTGGCTCTCGATCCGCGCCCGCCCCGTGCTCGGCGCGAACGGCGAGATCATCCGCTGCGTCGGCACGATCATCGACATCACCGAGCAGCGTAACTCCGTCGACCGGCTCTTGCAGGACGCCCTGCACGACAACCTGACGGGCCTGCCGAACCGCCAGGTCTTCCTCGACCGCCTGCAATCACTGCTGTCGCTGACGGCCAGCTCCGACAATGTGCGCCCGACGGTGCTGACCATCGACATCGACCGTTACAAGCAGGTCAACGATGCGCTCGGCATCGCCGCCGGCGACAATATCCTGATCGCCCTCACCCGGCGCCTTCGCCGTCTCCTCAAGCCGCAGGACACGCTGGCGCGTCTTGCCGGCGATCAGTTCGGCCTGATCCTGATGTCGGAGCGCGACCCGGCCAAGGTCGCCGATTTCGCCGATGCGGTCAGCAAGGCGATCATGGTGCCGATCAATTTCGGCGGCCGCGAGATCATCCTGACGGCCTCTATCGGCCTCGTTTCCTGGGTCGACCAGCAGGAGGACGCGCCGGGGCTGCTCAACGATGCGGAGCTCGCCATGTACCGGGCCAAGAAGGCTGGCGGCAACCGCGTCGAGCCCTTCCGCCCCGCCTTCCGCACCTTCGGCGCGGACCGCCTGCAGATCGAGACGGACCTGCGCCGCGCCATCGAGCGCAAGGAACTCTCCCTCGTCTACCAGCCGATCGTCCGCCTGCAGGACGCCGAGATCGCCGGTTTCGAGGCGCTGATGCGCTGGGACCATCCCAAGCGCGGCAACATCTCGCCGACCGAGTTCATCCCGATCGCCGAGAGTTCCGACCTCATCAACCAGCTCGGCCTCTTCGCCTTCGACAAGGCGGCAAGCGACCTGATGGACTGGCAGCTCCAGACCGGCGACCTTCCCGTCTTCGTCTCGGTCAACCTCTCCAGCGCCCAGCTTCTCAACAACGAGCTCTACAACGATGTGCGCGCGGCGCTCGCCCGCACGCGCTGCGAGCCGCAGAAGATCAAGCTGGAACTCACCGAATCCGTGGTGATGGAGAACCCGGAACAGGCCCGCCTGATCCTCACCAAGCTGAAGGATGTCGGCCTCGGCCTCGCGCTGGACGATTTCGGCACCGGCCATTCCTCGCTCTCCTACCTCACCCGCTTCCCCTTCGACACGATCAAGATCGACAAGGCGCTGGTGCGCGACGGCTCGGACAAGCGCAGCGTGCTGCTGCGCTCGGTCGTCTCGATGGCGCGGGAGCTGGAAATGCAGGTCGTGGCTGAAGGCATCGAATCGGAAGAGGACGCCATCGAGCTCGGCAACATGGGCTGCGAATTCGGCCAGAGCTACCTCTTCGGCCCGCCGATCGGCTACGATTCGGTGCTGCGCCTGCTCAAGGAACGGTTTCCGCTGATGAAGCGGGCGTGA
- the ispH gene encoding 4-hydroxy-3-methylbut-2-enyl diphosphate reductase: MIENRPDLTIRLCGPRGFCAGVDRAIQIVVLALKAYGAPVYVRHEIVHNRYVVEGLEAKGAIFVEELDEIPEEHRQQPVVFSAHGVPKSVPADAESRNLFYLDATCPLVSKVHKQAMRHQRLGRHVVLIGHAGHPEVIGTMGQLPEGSVSLVETVEDAETYVPPDPDNLGFVTQTTLSVDDTAGVIKRLHERFPNLTAPAADSICYATTNRQEAVKQAAPGCDLFLIVGAPNSSNSKRLVEVALRAGATKSVLVQRAAEIDWETIGDIRTVGLSAGASAPEVIVNEIIEAFRTRYNAVVELADTVEENEHFLVNRELRSIELTAADMAFVNGE; this comes from the coding sequence ATGATTGAGAACCGACCGGACTTGACCATCAGGCTTTGCGGCCCGCGCGGCTTCTGCGCCGGGGTCGACCGCGCCATCCAGATCGTCGTCTTGGCGCTGAAGGCCTACGGCGCGCCGGTCTATGTCCGCCATGAGATCGTGCACAACCGCTATGTGGTGGAGGGCCTGGAAGCCAAGGGCGCGATCTTCGTCGAGGAGCTCGACGAGATTCCGGAAGAGCACCGCCAGCAGCCCGTCGTGTTCTCCGCGCATGGCGTGCCGAAATCGGTGCCCGCCGATGCGGAGAGCCGCAACCTCTTCTATCTCGACGCGACATGCCCGCTCGTCTCGAAGGTCCACAAGCAGGCGATGCGCCACCAGCGCCTCGGCCGCCATGTCGTCTTGATCGGCCATGCCGGCCATCCGGAGGTGATCGGCACGATGGGGCAATTGCCGGAAGGCTCCGTCTCGCTGGTCGAGACCGTCGAGGACGCGGAGACCTATGTGCCGCCGGATCCGGACAATCTCGGCTTCGTCACCCAGACGACGCTTTCGGTCGACGACACGGCCGGCGTCATCAAGCGCCTGCACGAGCGCTTCCCGAACCTCACGGCGCCGGCCGCCGATTCGATCTGCTACGCCACCACCAACCGGCAGGAGGCCGTCAAGCAGGCCGCCCCCGGCTGCGACCTCTTCCTCATCGTCGGCGCGCCGAACTCTTCCAATTCCAAGCGCCTCGTCGAGGTGGCGCTGCGGGCGGGGGCGACAAAGTCCGTGCTCGTGCAGCGCGCCGCCGAGATCGACTGGGAGACTATCGGCGACATCCGCACCGTTGGCCTCTCGGCCGGCGCTTCCGCGCCCGAGGTCATCGTCAACGAGATCATCGAGGCGTTTCGCACCCGCTACAATGCGGTGGTGGAGCTTGCCGACACGGTCGAGGAGAACGAGCACTTCCTCGTCAACCGCGAACTGCGCAGCATCGAGCTCACCGCTGCCGACATGGCCTTCGTGAATGGAGAATAG